One window of the Thermodesulfomicrobium sp. WS genome contains the following:
- a CDS encoding DUF503 domain-containing protein, protein MYIGALRLEFRLHGVFSLKEKRRIAASLKQKLRNKFNVAVAETDSQDSHGSLVLGVVTVSGDATHAQGLLHKAVAMVEAATSEELIAADIEIFGD, encoded by the coding sequence ATGTACATTGGGGCGCTGCGTTTGGAATTCCGTTTGCACGGCGTCTTCTCCCTCAAGGAGAAACGCCGTATCGCCGCCAGCCTCAAGCAGAAGCTGCGCAACAAGTTCAATGTCGCTGTGGCGGAGACAGATTCCCAGGACAGCCATGGGTCCTTGGTGCTTGGGGTGGTCACGGTCAGCGGCGACGCCACCCACGCCCAAGGGCTGCTCCACAAGGCCGTGGCCATGGTCGAAGCTGCCACCAGTGAAGAGCTCATCGCCGCAGACATCGAAATTTTTGGAGACTGA
- the rbfA gene encoding 30S ribosome-binding factor RbfA: protein MHRATSRRAIQMADQILQVLARILVEEVEDPAVRLVTVTGVRLNRDFSIAEVLFTHVEGRAVEARTAQGLNRAKGFLRLRLGQELRLRAVPDLRFTWDTFLEEMVYDPPAAPHR from the coding sequence ATGCACCGCGCCACAAGCCGCCGTGCCATACAAATGGCCGACCAAATCCTGCAGGTCCTTGCCCGCATCCTCGTGGAAGAGGTGGAAGATCCGGCCGTGCGCTTGGTGACGGTCACCGGCGTGCGCCTCAATCGGGACTTCAGCATCGCGGAGGTGCTCTTCACCCACGTGGAAGGCCGCGCGGTGGAAGCCCGCACGGCCCAAGGGCTCAACCGGGCAAAAGGGTTCCTGCGCCTGCGTCTCGGCCAAGAGTTGCGGCTGCGCGCGGTCCCTGACCTGCGCTTTACCTGGGATACCTTCCTGGAGGAAATGGTGTATGATCCCCCCGCTGCACCCCATCGCTGA
- a CDS encoding bifunctional oligoribonuclease/PAP phosphatase NrnA, whose translation MIPPLHPIADAIRQYHHFLVTSHVNPDGDAIGSMLAMGNILRALHKEVVVYNESGLPRRFDWITGGEAIVSTLPAHKPEAIIVLDCGDVRRPGETIQPWLTTLPIINLDHHLGNSHFGTYNWVDQRMAATGEMVGMLARVFGIPFAGALGEALYLALTADTGDFCYNNTRPQTLEMAAEILRQGLKPGPFYERKHSTGTLAQIQMRGEVMQKAQLFGDGRICLFQFTQELFSRTGTTPEDTEGLVNEGLAIRGVLVSVSLREERDRIKFSLRSKGEINVQAVAIRFGGGGHRNAAGGNLATTDMDEAIRTLTPAITAELEKACSTTAS comes from the coding sequence ATGATCCCCCCGCTGCACCCCATCGCTGACGCCATCCGGCAATACCACCATTTCCTCGTCACTTCCCATGTCAATCCCGACGGAGACGCCATCGGTTCCATGCTCGCCATGGGCAATATCTTGCGCGCGCTCCACAAAGAGGTCGTCGTGTACAACGAATCCGGGCTGCCGCGCCGCTTTGACTGGATCACCGGGGGCGAGGCCATTGTCTCCACGCTGCCGGCCCACAAGCCCGAGGCCATCATCGTGCTCGATTGCGGCGACGTCCGTCGCCCGGGAGAGACCATCCAGCCCTGGCTCACCACGCTGCCCATCATCAATCTGGACCACCACCTGGGCAATTCCCATTTTGGCACCTACAATTGGGTGGATCAGCGCATGGCCGCCACCGGCGAGATGGTGGGCATGCTCGCCCGGGTCTTTGGCATCCCCTTTGCCGGCGCCCTGGGCGAGGCCCTGTACTTGGCCCTGACTGCGGACACCGGCGATTTTTGCTACAACAACACCCGGCCCCAAACCCTGGAGATGGCGGCGGAGATCCTGCGCCAAGGCCTCAAACCCGGCCCGTTTTACGAACGCAAGCACTCCACCGGCACCCTGGCGCAGATCCAGATGCGCGGGGAGGTGATGCAAAAGGCCCAGCTCTTCGGCGACGGCCGTATCTGTCTCTTCCAGTTCACCCAAGAGCTTTTTTCCCGCACCGGCACCACCCCCGAGGACACCGAAGGGCTCGTCAACGAAGGGCTGGCCATCCGCGGCGTCCTGGTGTCCGTGAGCCTGCGGGAAGAGCGCGACCGGATCAAATTTTCCCTGCGCTCCAAGGGCGAGATCAATGTCCAGGCCGTCGCCATCCGCTTTGGCGGCGGCGGGCACCGCAATGCTGCCGGCGGCAATCTCGCCACCACGGACATGGACGAGGCCATCCGCACCCTCACCCCTGCAATCACGGCGGAATTGGAGAAGGCATGCAGCACCACGGCATCCTGA
- the truB gene encoding tRNA pseudouridine(55) synthase TruB, with product MQHHGILIVAKPPGLTSAQVTNRIKRLGQRKIGHAGTLDPMATGVLVVLLGHGTKLAEHLNTGTKVYRGVLRLGRTTDTYDREGTVTSEAPWQHVDSDAVRRLILSWTEITEQEVPPVSAAKHGGKPGYLLVRQGITPPAKTKPITIFSAQVLRVDLPRVEFRVTCSTGTYVRSLAHSLGMRLGCGAVLEELEREACHPFTLDQALSLEEILAAGEDLGRLVIPLADALPHWPRLTATEAQATLVRQGQMLPAGMFPGVTAAPGDKALMLDSSGAALALMQAKIHGKTVVWRVLRGLW from the coding sequence ATGCAGCACCACGGCATCCTGATCGTCGCCAAACCTCCGGGGCTCACCTCGGCCCAGGTCACCAACCGCATCAAACGCCTGGGACAGCGCAAGATCGGCCACGCCGGGACCCTCGATCCCATGGCCACCGGCGTCCTGGTGGTGCTCCTCGGCCATGGGACCAAACTCGCCGAACACCTCAACACCGGCACCAAGGTCTACCGCGGGGTCTTGCGTCTTGGCCGGACCACCGATACCTACGACCGCGAGGGCACGGTGACGTCCGAGGCGCCGTGGCAGCACGTAGATTCCGATGCCGTGCGTCGTCTCATCCTCTCCTGGACTGAGATCACCGAGCAGGAAGTGCCGCCCGTATCCGCGGCCAAACACGGAGGCAAACCCGGATACCTCTTGGTGCGCCAAGGCATTACCCCGCCTGCCAAGACCAAGCCCATTACCATTTTTTCCGCCCAGGTCCTGCGCGTGGACCTGCCGCGGGTCGAATTTCGAGTCACGTGCTCTACCGGCACCTATGTTCGGTCCCTGGCCCACAGCCTGGGGATGCGGCTTGGGTGCGGCGCCGTGCTCGAGGAACTGGAACGCGAGGCATGCCATCCATTTACCCTGGATCAGGCCTTGAGCCTCGAGGAAATCCTCGCCGCAGGCGAGGACCTCGGCCGCCTGGTCATCCCGTTGGCCGATGCCCTGCCCCATTGGCCGCGCCTCACCGCCACCGAGGCGCAAGCCACGCTGGTGCGCCAGGGACAGATGCTGCCTGCCGGGATGTTTCCCGGCGTGACGGCGGCCCCGGGGGACAAGGCCCTCATGCTGGATTCCAGCGGCGCGGCCCTGGCCCTCATGCAGGCCAAGATCCACGGGAAGACGGTGGTATGGCGTGTGCTGCGCGGCCTATGGTAG
- the rpsO gene encoding 30S ribosomal protein S15 produces the protein MVLTPERKAEIIKEFGKSEADTGSPEVQIALLSARIDYLTEHFKSHPKDHHSRVGLLKLVGKRKQLLSYLRSKDVQRYRDIITKLGLRK, from the coding sequence GTGGTCCTGACACCGGAACGAAAAGCGGAAATCATCAAGGAATTCGGAAAGTCGGAAGCCGATACCGGCAGCCCTGAGGTCCAGATCGCCCTGCTTTCGGCGCGCATCGACTACCTCACCGAGCACTTCAAAAGTCATCCCAAAGACCATCATTCGCGGGTAGGGCTCTTGAAACTCGTCGGCAAACGCAAGCAACTGCTCTCCTACCTGCGCTCCAAAGACGTGCAGCGCTACCGCGACATCATCACCAAGCTCGGTCTGCGCAAGTAA
- the pnp gene encoding polyribonucleotide nucleotidyltransferase: protein MSGFSTTTRTISWADGSITIEHGRLALQASGAVTVRWGDTIVLVTATHQALDRAVDFLPLTCNYQEMLYAAGRIPGSYFRREIGRPSDHETLISRLVDRPIRPLFPKTINHEIQIIATVISSDREHPADILAMLGASAALHISDIPFAGPMAAVRIGQKDGAFILNPTTKEMAASTLNLVLAGTRDAVVMVEGGAQFIREDVLAEAIAWGHSQLAPFLDAQESLREERGRAKFVVPEAVHDAELEAAVREVAIAPLDEALRVPTKLARKEAKAAAKETILAALRERFAETPERLARVGEILEALEKELVRRRILEEGRRIDGRDLTTVRPLTMEVGVLPRTHGSAIFARGETKALCTCTLGSSRDEQRLETLGGDVAKRFLMHYNFPPYCVGEARPLRAPSRREVGHGALSERALAPILPDPHSFPFTIRLVSDIMESNGSSSMASVCGGCLALMDAGVPITTPVAGIAMGLIKEGDRYLVLTDILGDEDHLGDMDFKVAGSRDGVTAIQMDIKIAGIPAEVMRQALAQAREARIFILDAMAKVLPAPRGELSRFAPQTDTVHISPDKIRELIGPGGKNIKAICEATQADIDIDDSGKVSIFAPDQETLAKAREMVLFYDQKAELGRDYDGIVKKVMDFGAFVEILPGLEGLCHISQLDRARVQTVTDVVREGDAIRVRVIDIEPSGRIKLSRKAILQEAAGEAPDPVERQAPRSGGRPRGGGRR from the coding sequence ATGTCTGGATTTTCCACGACCACACGCACCATTTCGTGGGCAGATGGGTCCATCACCATCGAACACGGCCGCCTGGCCCTGCAAGCCAGCGGCGCGGTCACCGTGCGCTGGGGCGACACCATCGTGCTCGTCACCGCCACCCATCAGGCCCTGGACCGCGCCGTGGACTTCCTGCCGCTTACCTGCAACTACCAGGAAATGCTCTACGCCGCAGGCCGCATCCCCGGAAGCTACTTCCGCCGGGAGATCGGCCGCCCCAGCGACCATGAGACCCTCATCTCCCGCCTCGTGGACCGCCCCATCCGGCCGCTTTTCCCCAAAACCATCAATCACGAGATCCAAATCATCGCCACGGTCATCTCCTCGGACCGCGAACACCCGGCGGACATCCTCGCCATGCTGGGGGCCTCGGCGGCCCTGCACATCTCGGACATCCCCTTTGCCGGCCCCATGGCTGCGGTGCGCATCGGCCAAAAAGACGGCGCCTTCATCCTCAACCCCACCACCAAGGAGATGGCTGCCAGCACCCTCAATCTGGTGCTGGCCGGCACCCGGGACGCTGTCGTCATGGTGGAGGGCGGGGCCCAGTTCATCCGCGAAGACGTGCTCGCCGAGGCCATCGCCTGGGGACACAGCCAGCTTGCCCCCTTCCTCGATGCCCAGGAGTCCCTGCGTGAGGAACGCGGCCGGGCCAAGTTTGTGGTTCCGGAAGCGGTCCACGACGCCGAACTGGAGGCCGCAGTACGGGAAGTGGCCATCGCCCCCCTGGACGAGGCCCTGCGCGTGCCGACCAAGCTCGCCCGCAAGGAGGCCAAGGCCGCGGCCAAGGAGACCATCCTTGCCGCCCTGCGGGAACGCTTTGCCGAAACCCCGGAACGACTGGCGCGGGTAGGCGAAATCCTGGAAGCCTTGGAGAAGGAATTGGTGCGCCGCCGCATCCTCGAAGAAGGCCGCCGCATCGACGGCCGGGACCTGACCACCGTACGGCCCCTGACCATGGAAGTGGGCGTCCTGCCCCGCACCCACGGCTCCGCCATCTTTGCCCGCGGCGAGACCAAGGCGCTGTGCACCTGCACCCTAGGAAGCTCCCGGGACGAGCAGCGACTGGAGACCCTAGGCGGCGACGTGGCCAAGCGTTTCCTCATGCACTACAATTTCCCGCCCTACTGCGTGGGCGAGGCCCGACCGCTGCGTGCCCCCTCCCGACGCGAGGTCGGCCACGGCGCCCTCTCGGAACGGGCCCTCGCTCCTATCTTGCCAGACCCACACTCCTTCCCCTTCACCATCCGCTTGGTGTCGGACATCATGGAGTCCAACGGCTCCTCATCCATGGCCTCAGTATGCGGCGGCTGCCTCGCTCTCATGGACGCAGGCGTGCCCATTACCACCCCGGTGGCGGGCATCGCCATGGGACTCATCAAGGAAGGCGACCGCTATCTGGTACTCACCGATATCCTCGGGGATGAGGACCACCTCGGCGACATGGACTTCAAGGTGGCCGGCAGCCGCGACGGCGTCACCGCCATCCAGATGGACATCAAGATCGCCGGCATCCCGGCGGAAGTCATGCGCCAGGCCCTGGCCCAGGCGCGCGAGGCCCGCATTTTCATCCTCGATGCCATGGCCAAAGTCCTGCCCGCCCCGCGGGGCGAACTCTCCCGCTTTGCGCCCCAGACGGATACGGTCCACATCTCTCCGGACAAAATCCGAGAGCTCATCGGCCCGGGCGGCAAGAACATCAAGGCCATCTGCGAGGCCACCCAGGCGGACATCGACATCGACGATTCCGGCAAGGTGAGCATCTTCGCCCCGGACCAGGAAACCCTGGCCAAGGCCCGGGAAATGGTGCTCTTCTACGATCAAAAGGCCGAACTGGGCCGCGACTACGACGGCATCGTCAAAAAAGTCATGGATTTCGGCGCCTTTGTGGAGATTTTACCCGGCCTGGAGGGCCTGTGCCATATCTCCCAGTTGGACCGCGCCCGAGTCCAGACCGTTACGGACGTGGTGCGCGAAGGCGATGCCATCCGCGTGCGGGTCATCGACATCGAACCTTCGGGACGCATCAAACTCAGCCGCAAGGCCATCCTCCAAGAGGCCGCGGGCGAAGCCCCAGACCCGGTGGAGCGCCAAGCCCCGCGCAGCGGCGGGCGGCCTCGCGGCGGCGGACGACGCTAG
- a CDS encoding DMT family transporter, whose product MHRKEATANLLLCLTALIWGFAFTAQRVGMDFMGPLTFNGIRFLLGGLTLIPLAWGLGERALPVPWMLRRGMVLGVVLFLGAWLQQLGICWTTAGNAGFITGLYVLLVPVLGYPFGQRAGLGTWVGACLALTGMYLLSVTEDFSMSRGDILVLFSAVFWAVHVLAIGRFSAGLRAGEAVILSIIQFLTCGLISLTGALATETIALHGLRQGLIPILYGGLGSVGVAYTLQVIAQRHARPAPAAIILSLEAVFAALGGWAVLGETMTLRAMLGCGLMLLGTITAQLRP is encoded by the coding sequence ATGCACCGCAAGGAAGCCACTGCCAACCTCCTTTTGTGCCTCACCGCCCTTATTTGGGGATTTGCCTTCACTGCCCAACGGGTGGGCATGGACTTCATGGGGCCGCTCACCTTCAACGGGATCCGCTTCCTTTTGGGCGGCCTCACCCTCATCCCCCTAGCCTGGGGGTTGGGGGAGCGGGCATTGCCTGTCCCCTGGATGCTTCGCCGCGGTATGGTCCTCGGAGTGGTGCTCTTTCTCGGCGCCTGGCTCCAACAATTGGGCATCTGCTGGACCACCGCCGGTAACGCGGGATTCATTACTGGCCTCTACGTCCTCCTCGTGCCGGTTCTGGGCTACCCTTTTGGCCAGCGCGCCGGACTCGGCACCTGGGTGGGCGCATGCTTGGCCCTCACCGGCATGTATCTGCTTTCCGTTACCGAAGATTTCTCCATGAGCCGCGGCGATATTCTCGTTCTCTTCTCCGCCGTGTTCTGGGCCGTGCACGTGCTGGCCATCGGTAGGTTCAGCGCAGGACTTCGCGCCGGAGAAGCGGTCATCCTTTCCATCATCCAGTTTCTCACCTGCGGTCTCATCAGCCTTACCGGGGCGCTGGCTACCGAAACCATCGCCCTCCATGGACTGCGCCAAGGGCTGATCCCCATTCTCTACGGCGGCCTCGGTTCCGTGGGGGTCGCCTACACCCTGCAGGTCATTGCCCAGCGCCACGCGAGACCAGCACCGGCGGCCATCATCCTGAGCCTGGAGGCGGTGTTCGCCGCCCTGGGCGGCTGGGCTGTTTTGGGAGAAACCATGACCCTGCGGGCCATGCTCGGCTGCGGTCTCATGCTTCTTGGCACCATCACCGCGCAACTACGGCCATGA